One window of Chryseobacterium sp. JJR-5R genomic DNA carries:
- a CDS encoding NAD(P)/FAD-dependent oxidoreductase, with amino-acid sequence MKEEFDILVIGSGLGGLVSALILAKEGRKVCVLEKNNQYGGNLQTFSRDKLIFDTGVHYLGGLSEGQNLHRFFSYLEIMDDLELQKMNEDGYDKITFGDDATEYPHAQGYKNFVEQLSEYFPGERDNLENYCEEIQRICNQFPRYNVVGEDRYNEEILHLNTKRFVESLISDKKLQSVLLGSNFLYAGNSENVPFYVHALTVNSYIQSAYKCVQGGSRISKLLIRKLRQYGAEVHKHAEVSRLIFDGHHCITRVETKAGKKYSAKQFISNIEIRSMVRLIGEERLKKSFLNRVLSWEPVSSCFSVYFVLKPRTISNFNYNIYHFSSQELVWNAYRYDKDSWPETYMLSCTPSKHHPGFAESLTAISYMDFDEVKEWENTFNTVTEEQERGVLYERFKAGKAEKMLSALEKKIPDLRKSVKRMYTSSPLSYRDYIGSFEGNMYGYSKNSENPLKTMVSPRTKIDNLFLTGQSVNMHGILGCTIGAFNTCAEILGKEVVDGRLMQMLNKNKSE; translated from the coding sequence TTGAAAGAAGAATTTGATATACTGGTAATCGGCAGCGGATTGGGCGGGCTCGTTTCGGCTCTTATTTTAGCCAAAGAGGGACGGAAAGTCTGTGTGCTGGAAAAGAACAACCAGTATGGCGGAAACCTGCAGACCTTTTCCCGGGATAAGCTTATTTTCGATACCGGCGTGCATTATCTCGGCGGGCTTTCCGAAGGGCAGAACCTCCACCGCTTTTTCTCCTATCTGGAAATCATGGATGATCTGGAACTTCAGAAAATGAATGAGGACGGTTATGATAAAATTACTTTCGGGGACGATGCAACTGAATATCCCCACGCGCAGGGCTATAAAAATTTTGTTGAACAGTTATCTGAATATTTTCCTGGAGAAAGGGACAATCTGGAAAATTACTGTGAAGAGATACAGCGGATCTGTAATCAGTTCCCGAGATATAATGTAGTGGGCGAAGACCGGTATAATGAGGAGATTCTCCATCTGAATACCAAAAGATTCGTCGAGTCGCTTATTTCAGACAAAAAACTGCAGTCCGTATTGCTCGGGTCCAATTTTTTATATGCCGGCAATTCTGAAAACGTTCCGTTTTATGTACATGCCTTAACCGTAAATTCTTATATACAGAGTGCCTATAAATGCGTACAAGGAGGAAGCCGGATTTCAAAGCTGCTGATCAGGAAGCTGCGGCAGTACGGGGCTGAAGTTCACAAACATGCTGAAGTTTCCCGGCTGATTTTTGATGGACATCACTGCATAACAAGGGTTGAAACGAAAGCAGGAAAAAAGTATTCGGCAAAACAGTTTATTTCCAATATTGAAATCCGTTCCATGGTCCGGCTGATCGGTGAGGAACGATTAAAGAAATCTTTTCTGAACAGGGTCTTAAGCTGGGAGCCCGTTTCCTCATGCTTCAGTGTTTACTTTGTGTTAAAGCCCAGGACGATCTCTAATTTCAATTACAACATCTATCATTTTTCATCACAGGAATTGGTCTGGAATGCATACCGTTACGATAAAGACTCCTGGCCGGAAACTTATATGCTTTCCTGTACGCCGTCCAAACACCATCCCGGGTTTGCAGAAAGCCTGACCGCCATTTCCTATATGGATTTTGATGAGGTGAAAGAATGGGAAAATACCTTTAATACGGTAACGGAAGAGCAGGAAAGGGGAGTTTTGTACGAAAGGTTCAAAGCCGGGAAAGCAGAAAAAATGCTGAGCGCTTTAGAGAAAAAAATTCCGGATTTAAGAAAGTCCGTAAAACGGATGTATACTTCTTCACCTTTGTCTTACCGGGATTATATCGGGAGTTTTGAAGGGAATATGTACGGCTACAGCAAAAATTCGGAGAACCCTCTGAAAACAATGGTTTCTCCGCGAACCAAGATCGATAACCTGTTTCTTACGGGCCAGTCCGTAAATATGCACGGGATTTTAGGCTGTACCATCGGCGCTTTCAATACCTGCGCTGAAATCCTGGGCAAGGAAGTGGTGGACGGCAGGTTAATGCAAATGCTTAATAAAAATAAAAGTGAATAA
- a CDS encoding lipid A biosynthesis acyltransferase, with amino-acid sequence MNKWKGKSKGTILGYKIFVWCIRNIGVRSSYAVLYFVATYYFLFEKKSNLYIAHYFKNRLNYSSRKTKISVFRSYFTFGKVLIDKTAISTGLRDRYTYEFDGIENLRNLLAEKKGGVLISAHIGNFEIAEHFFADIDFDCQINLVTTDQEVTVIKEYLESVSVKKSSIKFIYVKEDMSHIFDIHEALSKNELICFTGDRYFEGSKYLEGDLLGKSAKFPAGPFLIASRLGVPVVYVHVMKEKNLHYHLYARVAQNVKKRDAQGLLHSYTRNLESMISKYPLQWFNYFDFWDDVD; translated from the coding sequence ATGAATAAGTGGAAAGGTAAATCTAAAGGCACTATTTTAGGATATAAAATATTCGTGTGGTGTATTAGAAATATCGGCGTAAGAAGTTCATATGCCGTTCTTTACTTTGTTGCCACCTATTATTTCCTGTTCGAGAAAAAAAGCAACCTTTATATTGCACATTACTTTAAAAACCGTCTTAACTACAGTTCCCGCAAAACAAAAATTTCCGTATTCAGGAGTTACTTTACCTTCGGCAAGGTCCTGATTGATAAAACCGCAATTTCCACCGGTTTAAGAGACAGATACACCTATGAATTTGACGGTATTGAAAACCTCAGGAACCTTTTAGCTGAAAAAAAAGGCGGCGTCCTGATCAGTGCCCACATCGGGAATTTTGAAATAGCGGAACATTTTTTTGCAGATATCGATTTTGACTGTCAGATCAACCTGGTAACAACCGACCAGGAAGTAACGGTGATCAAAGAATACCTTGAAAGCGTTTCCGTTAAGAAAAGCAGTATCAAATTCATCTACGTAAAAGAGGACATGTCCCATATCTTTGATATCCATGAGGCGTTATCTAAAAATGAACTGATCTGTTTTACCGGTGACCGCTATTTCGAAGGCTCAAAATATCTTGAAGGAGATCTGCTCGGCAAAAGTGCGAAATTTCCTGCCGGCCCTTTTCTCATTGCTTCCAGGCTGGGTGTCCCGGTAGTGTACGTCCATGTGATGAAAGAGAAAAACCTTCATTACCATTTATATGCAAGGGTCGCGCAGAACGTTAAAAAGCGGGATGCACAAGGGCTTTTGCACTCGTATACCCGCAATCTTGAATCCATGATCAGCAAATATCCCCTTCAATGGTTCAATTACTTTGATTTTTGGGATGATGTTGATTAA
- a CDS encoding acyl carrier protein yields the protein MEREKIVATVNDFLVSEFEVDGDEISNEANFKKTLGLDSLDYIDLVVVIESNFGVKLGEADFKQIITFEDFYSTIENKITEKNA from the coding sequence ATGGAAAGGGAAAAAATTGTTGCAACGGTCAACGACTTTTTAGTTAGTGAATTTGAAGTTGACGGTGATGAAATCAGCAATGAGGCTAATTTTAAAAAAACGCTGGGCTTAGACAGCCTGGATTATATTGACCTGGTAGTGGTCATTGAATCCAATTTCGGAGTGAAGCTGGGCGAAGCTGATTTTAAGCAGATCATTACTTTTGAAGATTTCTATTCAACCATTGAGAATAAAATCACTGAAAAAAACGCATAG
- a CDS encoding beta-ketoacyl-[acyl-carrier-protein] synthase family protein yields MENRVVITGMGIYSCIGTSLEEVKESLYQGKSGIVLVDERKEFGFRSGLTGVVPKPDLKNLLNRRQRISMGEESEYAYVATLDALRQAGIDQDFLDRNEVGILYGNDSVSQAVVESIDIAREKKDTTLIGSGAIFKSMNSTVTMNLSTIFKLTGINLTISAACASGSHSLGLAYMMIKNGFQEMIICGGAQETNKYSMASFDGLGVFSVREDEPAKASRPFDSGRDGLIPSGGAASLIVESLESAQKRGAHIIAEIVGYGFSSNGGHISTPNVDGPALAMERALKQSGLAAEDIDYINAHATSTPIGDANEARAIYEIFGGGVPVSSTKSMTGHECWMAGASEVIYSILMMQNDFIAPNINLENPDDEAKKINLVAETKSQKIDVFLSNSFGFGGTNSALIVKKFK; encoded by the coding sequence ATGGAAAACAGGGTTGTAATTACCGGAATGGGGATTTATTCCTGCATCGGGACTTCTTTGGAAGAGGTAAAAGAATCTCTTTATCAGGGGAAGTCCGGGATTGTTCTGGTGGATGAAAGAAAAGAATTCGGCTTCAGGTCAGGGCTTACCGGCGTAGTCCCGAAACCCGACCTTAAAAACCTTCTGAACCGGAGGCAGCGCATAAGCATGGGTGAAGAAAGCGAATACGCATATGTTGCCACGCTTGATGCATTGCGTCAGGCAGGCATTGATCAGGATTTCCTGGATCGCAACGAAGTCGGGATTTTATACGGAAACGACAGTGTTTCGCAGGCCGTTGTAGAATCCATTGATATTGCGAGAGAAAAAAAAGATACCACCTTAATAGGTTCGGGAGCCATTTTTAAATCCATGAACTCTACGGTAACCATGAACCTTTCCACAATTTTTAAACTAACGGGCATTAATCTTACCATCAGTGCCGCCTGCGCAAGCGGTTCCCACTCATTAGGCCTGGCTTATATGATGATAAAGAACGGCTTTCAGGAGATGATTATTTGCGGCGGGGCACAGGAAACCAATAAATATTCCATGGCCAGCTTTGACGGCTTGGGCGTTTTTTCGGTCCGGGAAGACGAGCCTGCAAAAGCATCGAGGCCTTTTGATTCAGGAAGGGACGGGCTGATCCCAAGCGGCGGCGCGGCATCCCTGATTGTTGAAAGCCTGGAATCTGCCCAGAAAAGAGGAGCCCATATTATTGCCGAAATTGTCGGGTACGGCTTTTCCTCAAACGGAGGCCATATTTCCACACCCAATGTGGACGGCCCTGCGCTGGCAATGGAACGCGCTTTGAAACAGTCGGGGTTAGCGGCAGAAGACATTGATTATATTAATGCCCACGCAACCTCTACACCGATTGGCGATGCCAATGAGGCCAGGGCGATTTATGAAATTTTCGGTGGCGGGGTCCCGGTAAGCTCTACCAAATCAATGACCGGCCACGAATGCTGGATGGCAGGGGCAAGCGAAGTGATCTATTCTATCCTGATGATGCAGAATGATTTTATAGCACCGAATATCAACCTGGAAAATCCTGATGATGAGGCGAAAAAGATAAATCTGGTCGCTGAAACAAAAAGTCAAAAAATTGATGTATTTTTGTCCAATTCTTTCGGATTCGGAGGAACCAATTCTGCATTAATCGTTAAAAAATTTAAATAA
- the fabG gene encoding 3-oxoacyl-ACP reductase FabG, with amino-acid sequence MKCAIITGGSRGIGSAICIKLAEEKKYHILINYTSNEAAARETLAKVEELGSTGEILKFDVGNAEETQTVLTQWQEAHTDDVVEVIINNAGITRDGLFMWMPSEDWNAVINTSLNGFFNVTNFFIQKLLRNKYGRIINMVSVSGVKGTAGQTNYSAAKGALVGATKALAQEVAKRNITVNAVAPGFIRTDMTQEFNEDELKAMIPVNRFGEAEEVADLVAFLASGKSSYITGEVININGGIYS; translated from the coding sequence ATGAAATGTGCAATCATAACGGGCGGCTCAAGAGGAATCGGAAGTGCCATCTGTATAAAACTCGCGGAAGAGAAAAAATACCATATCCTGATCAACTACACTTCAAATGAAGCGGCGGCAAGAGAAACACTGGCCAAAGTTGAAGAATTGGGCTCTACCGGAGAAATTCTTAAGTTCGATGTAGGAAATGCAGAGGAAACCCAAACGGTTTTAACACAATGGCAGGAGGCGCATACGGATGATGTGGTTGAGGTGATTATCAATAACGCAGGGATTACCAGAGACGGATTGTTTATGTGGATGCCGAGTGAAGACTGGAATGCGGTGATTAACACCAGTCTGAACGGATTCTTTAACGTAACGAATTTCTTTATTCAAAAACTGCTGCGTAACAAATACGGCAGGATCATCAACATGGTTTCCGTATCAGGAGTAAAAGGAACGGCAGGCCAGACCAACTATTCTGCAGCGAAAGGGGCTTTGGTGGGTGCTACAAAAGCTTTGGCTCAGGAAGTGGCCAAAAGAAACATCACGGTAAATGCCGTCGCACCCGGCTTTATCAGGACGGATATGACCCAGGAATTCAATGAAGATGAATTAAAAGCAATGATCCCGGTCAACAGGTTCGGGGAAGCTGAAGAAGTGGCAGATCTCGTAGCGTTCCTGGCTTCTGGAAAATCATCGTACATTACAGGGGAAGTAATTAATATTAACGGAGGAATCTATTCGTAA